The following are from one region of the Methanomassiliicoccales archaeon genome:
- a CDS encoding 3-isopropylmalate dehydratase, whose protein sequence is MQKIKGKVWLFGDHVDTDQIIPAERLTSDNNDKLGTFAFEKVRPGMAAKVKKGDVIVAGRNFGSGSSREHAPRALLQMGVSCVVAESYARIFYRNSINVGLLPVQCKIEAVEGDVLSVDFEIGMIKNETQKKEWKFDPFPPFVQDLIEKGGLMAKIKEEKRCSK, encoded by the coding sequence ATGCAGAAAATCAAGGGCAAGGTCTGGCTGTTCGGGGATCACGTCGACACCGACCAGATAATCCCGGCGGAACGCTTGACCAGCGACAACAACGATAAGCTGGGCACGTTCGCCTTCGAGAAGGTAAGGCCGGGCATGGCGGCGAAGGTGAAGAAGGGCGATGTCATCGTGGCCGGGCGCAACTTCGGAAGCGGCTCGAGCCGAGAGCATGCCCCACGGGCGCTGCTCCAGATGGGAGTATCCTGTGTCGTGGCAGAGAGCTATGCCAGGATATTCTACCGGAACTCGATCAATGTGGGTCTGCTGCCGGTGCAATGCAAGATCGAGGCAGTGGAAGGGGATGTCCTTTCCGTCGATTTCGAGATCGGGATGATCAAGAACGAGACCCAGAAGAAGGAGTGGAAGTTCGATCCGTTCCCGCCGTTCGTGCAGGACCTGATCGAGAAAGGCGGCCTGATGGCCAAGATAAAGGAGGAAAAGAGATGTTCAAAGTAG
- the thrS gene encoding threonine--tRNA ligase, giving the protein MKTLYIHADYMEYESKKPTPVAEKDIPEDMHKGRAEEVLVAFTTVEKQDQDNVEEVAELAVKNLLDVFAKVKAERVMLYPYAHLSSELSDPETAKKTLRTMESLLKDKGVEVSRAPFGWYKAFKISCKGHPLSELSREIRVAPKKSAPTEQIDNIALLKQISKAKLSKENLKDNDHRILGQKLDLFSFYDVAPGMVFWHAKGLTIRNALIDFWRDEHRKAGYQEIKTPQIMSDILWKVSGHWEHYKDNIFLTSYDERQFCAKPMNCPGGILVFNSKERSYRELPLRMSELGEVHRVELSGVLSGLFRVIQFTQDDAHIYCMEEQLESEINSIINLIDKFYKLFGFEYRMELSTKPDNSMGDPLLWEKAESTLKRVLDGRNVKYEINAGDGAFYGPKIDFKIRDSLNREWQTATIQLDFQMPERFQIKYAGDDGKMHQPIMLHRTVYGSLERFIGILLEHMNGNLPVWLAPVQVRVISFRENNNKSTEAVHQRLFDLGFRVEMDLSPGTVEGKIRDAEMQKIPYIIVMGDKEEQSNTLAIRRHGAKGAKFGVKLEDFETQLKEECSLKRLS; this is encoded by the coding sequence ATGAAGACCCTTTACATTCACGCCGATTATATGGAGTACGAATCCAAGAAACCTACTCCAGTGGCAGAGAAGGACATTCCCGAGGACATGCACAAGGGCCGTGCCGAAGAAGTGCTCGTCGCATTCACCACCGTGGAGAAGCAGGACCAGGACAATGTCGAGGAAGTAGCCGAGCTGGCGGTCAAGAACCTGCTCGACGTCTTTGCCAAGGTCAAGGCGGAAAGGGTCATGCTTTACCCGTATGCACATCTCTCCTCGGAGCTTTCCGACCCTGAGACGGCCAAGAAGACGCTGAGGACCATGGAGTCACTGCTAAAGGACAAGGGAGTGGAGGTGTCCCGGGCGCCGTTCGGTTGGTATAAGGCGTTCAAGATCAGCTGCAAAGGTCACCCGCTTTCCGAGCTGTCGCGAGAGATCAGGGTGGCGCCGAAGAAGTCTGCGCCGACGGAACAGATCGACAATATCGCGCTGCTGAAGCAGATATCCAAGGCCAAGCTCAGCAAGGAGAACCTCAAGGACAATGACCACCGGATACTGGGTCAGAAACTGGACCTGTTCAGCTTCTATGACGTGGCCCCGGGGATGGTGTTCTGGCATGCCAAGGGGTTGACCATCAGGAACGCCCTGATCGATTTCTGGCGGGACGAGCATCGCAAGGCCGGCTACCAGGAGATCAAGACCCCTCAGATCATGAGCGATATTCTGTGGAAGGTGTCCGGTCACTGGGAGCACTATAAGGACAATATCTTCCTCACCAGTTACGACGAGCGACAGTTCTGCGCCAAACCGATGAACTGTCCCGGAGGGATCCTGGTCTTCAACAGCAAGGAAAGGAGCTACCGGGAACTGCCGCTGCGGATGTCGGAGCTCGGAGAGGTCCACCGGGTGGAGCTGTCGGGAGTCCTGTCCGGGCTGTTCCGGGTCATCCAGTTCACCCAGGATGATGCCCATATCTACTGCATGGAGGAACAGCTGGAGAGCGAGATCAACAGCATCATCAACCTCATCGACAAGTTCTACAAGCTATTCGGTTTCGAATATCGGATGGAGCTGTCGACGAAACCGGATAACTCCATGGGAGACCCACTTCTGTGGGAGAAGGCAGAGAGCACCCTGAAGAGAGTGCTTGACGGCAGGAACGTCAAGTATGAGATAAATGCCGGGGATGGGGCATTCTATGGGCCGAAGATCGATTTCAAGATACGGGACTCTCTGAACCGGGAATGGCAGACGGCGACCATACAGCTGGATTTCCAGATGCCGGAAAGATTCCAGATCAAATACGCCGGTGATGATGGGAAGATGCATCAGCCGATCATGCTGCACCGGACCGTCTACGGTTCGTTGGAACGCTTCATCGGCATCCTGCTGGAACACATGAATGGCAACCTGCCAGTGTGGCTTGCGCCGGTCCAGGTCCGGGTCATATCGTTCCGGGAAAACAATAACAAGTCCACCGAGGCGGTCCATCAGAGGCTCTTCGACCTGGGATTCCGCGTCGAAATGGACCTCAGCCCCGGGACGGTCGAGGGTAAGATCAGGGACGCAGAGATGCAGAAGATACCTTACATCATCGTGATGGGCGACAAAGAAGAACAATCCAACACCCTGGCGATAAGGCGGCATGGAGCCAAAGGAGCGAAGTTCGGGGTCAAGCTCGAGGATTTCGAGACCCAGCTGAAGGAAGAGTGCAGCCTGAAACGACTTTCCTGA
- a CDS encoding isocitrate/isopropylmalate dehydrogenase family protein translates to MFKVAVLPGDGIGPEVVSEGMKVLRKLSENYSVQFDFQEMDINSERYLRTGKLLTAEDVEQLKKFDTIYLGAVGDDRVKPGVLEKGILLALRFQFDQFINHRPAPLWKPFGRLKRDMDFNIDVFRENTEDYYVGIGGRVQEGHGKLNMQIKRNLYDMRVQLQADADAKDEFAFEIGMMSRKNIERFADFNLTYCKMIGEKKITVIDKANVCSNIYGLWRDVWTEKCKQANVELSYMYVDAMTMALVKNPDKFRVIAAPNMFGDIVTDLLAEVTGGLGLAPGGNVNPKGISMFEPVHGSAPKYKGMNRINPIATILAAKLMLDNLGRRDLGDVIFKAVRAALDQGVYTQDLGGKATTSEMGDAVVAAIGRD, encoded by the coding sequence ATGTTCAAAGTAGCTGTCCTGCCAGGAGACGGCATCGGACCAGAGGTAGTGAGCGAGGGAATGAAGGTGCTGCGGAAACTGTCCGAGAACTACTCGGTGCAGTTCGACTTCCAAGAGATGGACATCAATTCCGAGAGGTATCTGCGCACCGGCAAGCTGCTGACCGCCGAGGACGTGGAGCAGCTGAAGAAGTTCGACACCATCTACCTTGGAGCGGTCGGGGACGACCGGGTCAAACCGGGCGTCCTGGAGAAGGGCATACTGCTGGCGCTCCGATTCCAGTTCGACCAGTTCATCAATCACCGTCCAGCCCCGCTATGGAAGCCATTCGGCCGCCTGAAGAGGGACATGGATTTCAACATCGATGTGTTCCGTGAGAACACCGAGGACTACTACGTCGGCATCGGCGGAAGGGTCCAGGAAGGCCACGGCAAGCTGAACATGCAGATCAAGAGGAACCTGTACGACATGAGGGTCCAGCTCCAGGCCGACGCCGACGCCAAGGACGAGTTCGCGTTCGAGATCGGAATGATGTCCCGCAAGAACATCGAGAGGTTCGCCGACTTCAACCTGACCTACTGCAAGATGATCGGCGAAAAGAAGATCACCGTCATCGACAAGGCGAACGTCTGCAGCAACATCTACGGCCTGTGGAGGGACGTCTGGACAGAGAAGTGCAAGCAGGCGAACGTGGAGCTGAGCTACATGTACGTCGATGCGATGACGATGGCGCTCGTGAAGAACCCTGACAAGTTCAGGGTGATCGCGGCACCGAACATGTTCGGTGACATCGTCACAGACCTGCTCGCGGAGGTCACTGGAGGACTGGGCCTGGCACCTGGCGGGAACGTTAACCCCAAGGGCATCTCCATGTTCGAGCCGGTCCATGGCAGCGCCCCGAAGTACAAGGGCATGAACCGGATCAACCCGATCGCCACCATTCTGGCAGCAAAACTGATGCTGGACAACCTGGGCCGTCGGGACCTGGGGGATGTCATCTTCAAGGCCGTCAGGGCCGCCCTGGACCAGGGTGTATACACCCAGGACCTCGGCGGAAAGGCGACGACCAGCGAGATGGGCGATGCAGTGGTCGCGGCCATCGGCCGAGACTGA
- a CDS encoding archaellin/type IV pilin N-terminal domain-containing protein, which translates to MKKIWLKKNRRGEMGVGTMIIFIAMILIAAMAASVLIGTANKVREQAQNTGNQAINNVASGFVVQDVTGKVNAGYSQITDLIIQMRLQAGSPNINMDPVSIQVVSGNTNARLNFAAGSATASGAAVNSTYGANTTGSAATWTDDNRVVSQGDLVTVTITGLNLGYTTAATVKIVPSYGSSTSVSFITPSYYATPLVTLR; encoded by the coding sequence ATGAAAAAGATCTGGTTGAAAAAGAATAGGCGCGGTGAAATGGGGGTTGGAACAATGATAATTTTCATCGCCATGATCCTGATCGCGGCGATGGCCGCCTCCGTGCTGATCGGTACGGCCAATAAGGTAAGGGAGCAGGCCCAGAACACCGGAAATCAGGCCATCAACAACGTCGCCTCCGGATTCGTCGTCCAGGATGTCACCGGCAAGGTCAACGCTGGATATAGCCAGATCACCGATCTCATCATCCAGATGAGGCTCCAAGCTGGAAGCCCTAATATCAATATGGACCCGGTCTCTATCCAAGTCGTCAGTGGCAACACAAATGCCAGGCTGAACTTTGCAGCGGGGTCTGCCACGGCCAGCGGTGCAGCCGTCAATTCGACCTACGGGGCGAACACGACCGGTTCGGCCGCGACATGGACCGACGATAACCGTGTCGTTTCGCAGGGGGACCTGGTTACTGTCACAATAACCGGACTGAACCTGGGCTACACCACCGCAGCGACGGTCAAAATAGTCCCTTCATACGGGTCGTCGACATCGGTCAGTTTCATTACTCCGTCCTACTACGCCACACCATTGGTCACCCTACGGTAG
- a CDS encoding glycosyltransferase family 4 protein, whose amino-acid sequence MKVVEVNAFHYPYMGGIEHRIHHQSQRLGKKHKVTVLTSRLPDTPERERMDNYDVVRLDSRFVNFYNPPHVITPGILEAIEELDPDIVDFHYRWSGTYNKAARSYRGAKTFTFHNTFGEGVGLLRPFSLLNDALWKPHLLKFEKIICVSEFVRKDLISRGFGPDQLEVVSSCIEMPLPREQREEDYILFVGRLVATKGIPYILHAMREVDTRLVICGDGPSRHSLERMAAKLGVEKKVRFEGRVSEERKADLFAGCKMLVMPSLFESLGLAAAEAMSYGKPVIASTSGGLPEVVGKGGLVVPPRDSKKLAEAIRSLLEDEELRHSLGAKAKEIAAQYSWDLEVERIESIYSSLVSGSK is encoded by the coding sequence ATGAAGGTGGTCGAAGTAAACGCGTTCCATTATCCATACATGGGTGGAATCGAACATCGCATACACCACCAGTCCCAAAGGTTGGGGAAGAAGCACAAGGTGACCGTCCTCACCTCCCGACTGCCGGACACGCCTGAAAGGGAAAGGATGGACAATTATGATGTGGTGCGGCTCGACTCGCGCTTTGTGAACTTCTACAATCCCCCCCATGTCATCACTCCAGGCATCCTCGAAGCGATCGAGGAACTGGACCCGGACATCGTTGATTTTCACTATAGATGGTCGGGAACCTACAACAAGGCAGCACGTTCCTATAGGGGAGCAAAGACGTTCACGTTCCACAACACATTCGGGGAGGGCGTTGGACTGCTGAGGCCGTTCTCACTCCTCAATGACGCCCTTTGGAAGCCTCATCTCCTGAAATTCGAGAAAATCATCTGCGTCAGTGAGTTCGTCCGGAAAGACCTTATCTCCAGAGGCTTCGGTCCCGATCAGCTGGAGGTCGTTTCCAGCTGCATTGAGATGCCTCTCCCGCGAGAGCAGAGGGAAGAGGATTACATCCTGTTCGTGGGAAGATTGGTCGCGACCAAGGGCATTCCTTACATCTTGCATGCGATGAGAGAGGTCGATACCCGCCTGGTGATATGCGGAGACGGCCCATCCCGGCATAGCCTTGAAAGGATGGCGGCCAAACTCGGGGTGGAAAAAAAGGTAAGATTCGAAGGAAGGGTCTCAGAGGAAAGAAAGGCCGACCTGTTCGCCGGATGCAAGATGCTGGTCATGCCCTCGCTCTTCGAATCCCTGGGTCTGGCCGCGGCAGAGGCGATGTCGTACGGGAAGCCCGTGATAGCTTCGACATCGGGCGGACTGCCGGAAGTGGTGGGGAAGGGAGGCCTGGTGGTTCCGCCCCGTGACTCAAAAAAGCTGGCTGAGGCAATTAGGAGCCTGCTTGAAGATGAAGAACTTAGACATTCCCTTGGGGCGAAGGCGAAGGAGATAGCCGCGCAATACTCATGGGACCTGGAAGTGGAACGGATAGAGAGCATCTATTCAAGTCTAGTGTCAGGATCAAAATAA
- a CDS encoding FKBP-type peptidyl-prolyl cis-trans isomerase codes for MFPKKLKNDTSGLAKTALIIIIVLVMLSASTLVIVLYQGNQEDTNKKNRTVATGDTVKVDYTGKLADGRVFDTSLQSVANDASVPKSLSFALRSNSSYIPLPFTVGSGSLIAGFNNAVIGMKVGETKTVTIPPSEAYGNLVLSKVTNFNLTETKNVYENMSFSQFITKYSVTAVAGMTVTDPVYKWPVNVLLANSDADIVRVQNSPVQGQSYLIFSNSTQSASGWNITVTTVDTSISAEGQIVLVHDIKDSDSGMVRGVDSRGTLFILDNVNVASGTAQRNANTELIGKTLSFTITLVSIA; via the coding sequence ATGTTCCCGAAGAAGTTGAAGAATGACACGAGCGGTCTGGCAAAGACGGCGCTGATCATAATCATCGTCCTAGTCATGCTGAGTGCAAGCACGCTCGTCATAGTACTTTACCAGGGAAACCAGGAAGATACGAACAAAAAGAACCGCACCGTCGCCACCGGGGACACGGTCAAGGTCGATTACACTGGCAAGCTTGCGGATGGAAGAGTCTTCGATACCTCGCTACAGAGCGTGGCGAACGATGCGTCTGTTCCCAAGTCATTGTCCTTTGCGCTTAGGTCCAACTCGTCCTATATCCCGCTGCCGTTCACCGTGGGATCGGGCTCCCTCATCGCCGGTTTCAACAATGCGGTGATCGGAATGAAGGTTGGCGAGACCAAGACGGTCACCATTCCCCCTTCGGAGGCATATGGAAACCTGGTCCTGAGCAAGGTCACAAACTTCAATCTCACCGAGACCAAGAACGTCTATGAGAACATGTCGTTCTCCCAGTTCATAACCAAATATTCCGTAACGGCCGTGGCTGGGATGACGGTCACCGACCCGGTCTACAAGTGGCCGGTCAATGTGCTGCTTGCCAACTCGGACGCAGACATTGTCAGGGTACAGAACTCCCCGGTACAGGGACAGAGCTATCTCATCTTCAGCAACTCGACCCAAAGCGCCTCCGGATGGAACATCACCGTCACGACCGTGGATACCTCCATCTCAGCGGAAGGGCAGATCGTCCTTGTCCACGACATAAAGGACAGTGACTCGGGAATGGTCCGTGGCGTAGACTCTAGAGGTACCTTGTTCATCCTGGACAATGTGAACGTAGCCTCAGGGACGGCACAGCGGAATGCCAACACCGAGCTGATCGGAAAGACGTTGAGCTTCACGATCACCCTGGTCTCCATCGCGTGA
- a CDS encoding glycosyltransferase family 4 protein, which produces MSGLRVCMLDPLFFPYYGGTEKVVLEVGSRLVKDHGYQVDVLTSMIPQANGIQREEIRGINVIRSPSIFFDRMPFFLPPPFTLAPSINRDLARECGNNDIFHVHNRFWYSPLTYHKVKHGIGKKLMVTIHNARPRGISESVDFWGGMYDDTMGNRIFSICDRINCVSNATMMDTIPEPIRDRCSVVYNGVDTSKFKPGLDHSGLKEELGLGEGSVILSNGRLIEQKGFKYLIDAFAIVRKEIKDAELVIIGKGPLKEELILQASERGVQGSVRFVTGIPEPKLPLYYSMADLFVLPSLYEPSAVVLYEALSSGKPIVATSVGGNQEIVSKECGETVPSRDTKALVRSISGLLADPTKRMLMGRASRERAVERFDWDVITKEWDRSYKHLL; this is translated from the coding sequence GTGAGCGGTCTCAGAGTCTGTATGTTGGATCCTTTGTTCTTCCCGTATTATGGGGGGACCGAGAAGGTCGTCCTAGAGGTGGGGAGCCGTCTGGTCAAGGACCACGGCTATCAGGTGGATGTTCTTACCTCCATGATCCCCCAGGCCAATGGGATTCAGCGGGAGGAGATCAGAGGGATAAATGTCATCCGCTCGCCCTCAATCTTCTTTGATAGGATGCCCTTCTTTCTGCCTCCCCCATTCACTCTGGCGCCATCCATCAACCGGGACCTTGCGAGGGAGTGCGGGAATAACGATATCTTCCATGTGCACAACCGGTTCTGGTATTCTCCCTTAACATATCATAAAGTGAAGCACGGGATCGGAAAGAAGCTCATGGTGACCATCCACAATGCCAGGCCTCGAGGGATCTCGGAAAGCGTGGATTTCTGGGGAGGAATGTACGATGACACAATGGGGAACCGTATCTTCTCCATCTGCGATCGGATAAATTGTGTCAGCAATGCAACGATGATGGACACCATTCCGGAGCCGATACGCGACCGATGCTCTGTGGTCTACAATGGTGTTGACACATCGAAGTTCAAGCCCGGTCTTGATCATTCGGGCCTAAAGGAGGAGCTTGGCCTGGGTGAAGGATCGGTCATCCTGTCGAATGGCAGGCTGATCGAGCAAAAGGGCTTCAAGTACCTGATCGACGCCTTCGCCATCGTCCGGAAGGAGATCAAGGACGCAGAGCTGGTGATCATCGGGAAGGGCCCACTGAAGGAAGAACTGATCCTACAGGCGTCCGAGCGGGGCGTGCAGGGCTCGGTCAGGTTCGTTACCGGCATCCCAGAGCCGAAATTGCCTCTTTATTACAGCATGGCCGACCTCTTCGTATTGCCTTCCCTGTACGAACCCAGCGCGGTCGTCCTTTACGAAGCCCTTTCCAGCGGAAAACCGATCGTGGCCACGTCCGTCGGCGGGAACCAGGAGATAGTCTCCAAGGAGTGCGGCGAGACAGTCCCGTCCAGAGACACAAAGGCATTGGTCCGGAGCATCTCCGGGCTGCTTGCGGACCCTACCAAGCGCATGCTGATGGGGAGGGCTTCAAGGGAGCGGGCCGTAGAACGTTTTGATTGGGATGTCATCACCAAGGAATGGGACCGGTCCTACAAGCATCTGCTATGA